One Polynucleobacter sp. MWH-Spelu-300-X4 genomic window carries:
- the rpsG gene encoding 30S ribosomal protein S7 — MPRRREVPKREILPDPKFGNVEVAKFMNVLMLDGKKSVAERIVYGAFEHIEKKANKEPLEVFSIAMGNVKPIVEVKSRRVGGANYQVPVEVRPSRRLALAMRWLREAAKKRGEKSMAQRLANELIEASEGRGGAMKKRDEVHRMAEANKAFSHFRF; from the coding sequence ATGCCACGTCGTCGTGAGGTACCCAAGCGTGAAATTCTTCCGGATCCAAAGTTTGGAAACGTAGAAGTTGCTAAATTCATGAACGTTTTGATGTTGGACGGTAAAAAATCCGTTGCAGAACGTATCGTTTATGGCGCTTTCGAGCACATCGAAAAGAAAGCCAACAAAGAACCCCTAGAAGTTTTCTCAATCGCCATGGGCAATGTTAAGCCTATCGTTGAGGTAAAGAGCCGCCGTGTTGGTGGTGCTAACTATCAGGTGCCTGTTGAAGTTCGTCCATCACGTCGTTTAGCTTTGGCTATGCGTTGGTTGCGTGAAGCTGCTAAGAAGCGTGGCGAAAAATCTATGGCACAACGTCTTGCTAATGAGTTGATCGAAGCGTCTGAAGGACGCGGCGGCGCGATGAAAAAGCGTGACGAAGTACACCGTATGGCAGAAGCTAATAAAGCTTTCTCTCATTTCCGTTTCTAA
- the fusA gene encoding elongation factor G, translated as MARKTPIERYRNIGISAHIDAGKTTTTERILFYTGVNHKIGEVHDGAATMDWMEQEQERGITITSAATTAFWKGMAGNYPEHRINIIDTPGHVDFTIEVERSMRVLDGACMVYCAVGGVQPQSETVWRQANKYKVPRLAFVNKMDRTGANFFKVYDQMRMRLKANPIPVQIPIGAEENFKGVVDLIKMKAIFWDEASQGTKFTYEDIPAELQASAAEWREKMVEAAAESSEELMDKYLGGEALSEEEIKKALRTRTIASEIVPMMCGTAFKNKGVQAMLDAVIDFMPSPVDIPPVTGELENGDSGERKASDDEKFSALAFKIMTDPFVGQLIFFRVYSGVINSGDTIYNPIKGKKERIGRLLQMHANQREEIKEVRAGDIAAAVGLKEATTGETLCDPDSIIILERMVFPEPVISQAVEPKTKADQEKMGLALNRLAQEDPSFRVKTDEESGQTIISGMGELHLEILVDRMKREFGVEATVGKPQVAYRETIRKVCEEVEGKFVKQSGGRGQYGHVVLKLEPQEPGKGFEFVDAIKGGVVPREYIPAVDKGIQETLNNGVLAGYPVVDIKATLFFGSYHDVDSNENAFRMAGSMAFKEGMRRANPVLLEPMMSVEVETPEEFMGNVMGDLSSRRGILQGMDDIPGGGKIVRAEVPLAEMFGYSTGLRSLTQGRATYTMEFKHYSEAPKNVADAVIAAKSK; from the coding sequence GTGGCACGTAAAACCCCGATTGAGCGTTATCGCAATATTGGTATTTCTGCGCATATTGATGCGGGAAAAACTACAACAACAGAACGTATTTTGTTCTACACCGGTGTTAATCATAAGATCGGTGAAGTGCATGATGGCGCAGCTACCATGGACTGGATGGAACAAGAGCAAGAGCGTGGTATCACCATTACTTCAGCGGCTACAACAGCTTTCTGGAAGGGTATGGCTGGTAACTACCCAGAGCACCGTATCAACATCATCGATACCCCAGGTCACGTAGACTTCACAATTGAAGTTGAGCGTTCAATGCGCGTATTGGACGGTGCTTGCATGGTTTACTGTGCGGTGGGTGGCGTTCAACCACAATCAGAAACAGTTTGGCGTCAAGCAAATAAGTACAAGGTTCCTCGTTTAGCGTTTGTTAATAAGATGGACCGTACTGGCGCTAACTTCTTCAAGGTTTACGATCAAATGCGTATGCGTTTGAAAGCAAATCCAATTCCAGTGCAGATTCCTATCGGCGCAGAAGAAAACTTCAAAGGTGTTGTTGACCTTATCAAGATGAAGGCTATTTTCTGGGACGAAGCATCACAAGGTACTAAGTTCACATACGAAGATATTCCTGCTGAACTACAAGCTAGTGCTGCTGAGTGGCGCGAGAAGATGGTTGAAGCTGCCGCTGAATCATCTGAAGAGTTAATGGATAAATATCTTGGCGGTGAAGCGCTAAGCGAAGAAGAAATTAAAAAAGCGTTGCGTACACGTACGATCGCTAGTGAAATCGTTCCAATGATGTGCGGTACTGCTTTTAAGAACAAAGGCGTGCAAGCTATGTTGGACGCGGTTATTGATTTCATGCCATCACCAGTTGATATTCCACCGGTTACAGGTGAATTAGAGAATGGTGATTCAGGTGAGCGTAAAGCTAGCGATGATGAGAAATTCTCAGCGTTGGCATTTAAGATCATGACTGACCCATTCGTTGGACAGTTAATTTTCTTCCGCGTTTACTCTGGTGTTATTAATTCAGGCGATACGATCTACAACCCAATCAAGGGTAAAAAAGAGCGTATTGGTCGTTTGCTACAGATGCATGCAAACCAACGTGAAGAAATTAAAGAAGTTCGTGCGGGCGACATCGCTGCTGCTGTTGGCTTGAAAGAGGCGACAACAGGTGAGACATTGTGTGATCCAGATAGCATCATCATCTTGGAGCGTATGGTGTTCCCAGAGCCAGTTATTTCTCAAGCGGTTGAGCCAAAGACTAAGGCTGACCAAGAGAAAATGGGCTTGGCGTTGAATCGTTTGGCACAAGAAGATCCTTCATTCCGCGTTAAGACTGACGAAGAGTCAGGTCAAACAATTATTTCTGGTATGGGTGAATTGCACTTGGAAATTCTTGTTGACCGCATGAAGCGCGAGTTTGGTGTTGAAGCAACAGTGGGTAAACCACAGGTTGCTTACCGCGAAACAATCCGCAAAGTTTGCGAAGAAGTTGAAGGTAAGTTTGTTAAGCAGTCTGGTGGTCGTGGTCAATATGGTCACGTGGTATTGAAGTTAGAGCCACAAGAGCCAGGCAAGGGCTTTGAATTCGTTGACGCTATTAAAGGCGGTGTGGTTCCTCGTGAATACATCCCAGCTGTTGACAAAGGTATTCAAGAAACATTGAACAATGGTGTGTTAGCTGGTTATCCAGTTGTTGATATCAAGGCAACATTGTTCTTCGGTTCATACCATGACGTTGACTCTAACGAGAATGCTTTCAGAATGGCCGGCTCAATGGCGTTCAAAGAAGGTATGCGTAGAGCGAACCCAGTATTGCTTGAGCCAATGATGTCTGTTGAAGTTGAGACACCAGAAGAGTTCATGGGTAACGTAATGGGTGACTTGTCATCACGCCGCGGTATTTTGCA